Within Microterricola gilva, the genomic segment AGTGGGCGCCGAGGTACCGCTCGGCCATCGCCGAGCACTCGATGTGCCACCCTGGACGGCCTGGACCCCACGGGCTGTCCCAGCTGGCCGAGCTCGGCTCCCCGTCCTTGCGCCCCTTCCAGAGCGCGAAGTCACGCGGGTCGCGCTTGCCGCGCGGGTCGGCGTCGGCCGCGGCCTCCATGTTGTCGCGGTTCTGCCTGGTGAGCGCACCGTAGGCCGACCAGCTGCCGGTGTCGAAGTAGACGTCGCCGCCGTGTTCGCCGTCATCTGCTGCCGCATAGGCGTGGCCGCGCTCAATGAGCTCGGCGATGATGGCCTGCATCTGCGGGATGCTGGCCGTCGCGCGCGGCTCATACGTCGGGGGCAGGATGCCGAGCTTGTTGTATCCGGCGGTGAACTCGAGTTCGATGCGGTACGCCAGCGCCCACCACGGCTCGTTGTCGGTGGCGTTGGCGAGCACCTTGTCGTCGATGTCGGTGACGTTGCGCACGAATGTGACGGCGAGCCCGCGGTAGTTCAGCCAGCGGCGCAGCAGGTCGTAGACGAGGGCGCTGCGCAGGTGACCGATGTGCGGGCTCGACTGCACGGTGGGTCCACAGACGTACATGCCGACATGCCCCGCTGTGATGGGGGTGAAGTCGCGCAGGGCCTGGGCCTGGGAGTCGTAAAGTCGCACGGTCACTGACGTAGTCTACCGGCGCGCGCCTGTGTCACCGCTGGTCGTGTCGGTGGCGCCGTTCACGCTGCGGTCGCAGGCCTCAGGCGGGATAGAGCAGCGCCGTCGCGACGGCGGCGACGCCGTCTCCCCGACCGGTGAAGCCGAGCCCGTCCGTCGTGGTTGCCGCAATGCTGACCGGGGCGCCGAGGATGCCGCCGAGCAGTGCTTCGGCCTCGAGCCGCCGCGGCGACAGCTTGGGGCGGTTGCCGAGCAGCTGCACCGAGACGTTGCCGATACGAAGGCCGGCCGCCTCAACGAGGCGACGCGTCTCACGCAGGAACACCTCGCCGTGGGCGCCGGCGAGCCGCGGGTCGTCCGTGCCGAAGATGCCGCCGATGTCGCCGAGTCCGGCCGCCGCGAGCAGCGCATCGCAGACGGCGTGCACCGCGACATCGCCGTCGCTGTGCCCGGAGAGCCCGCGCTGGCCTGGCCAGTGCAGACCGGCGATCCAGAGTTCGGGGGCGTCCGCGCCGTCCTCGGGTGCGAAGGCGTGCACGTCGACACCCGTCCCGACTCGGGGCACGGCGCGCGATCCGGCACTGCCAGCGCTCTCGGCGAGCAGTCGCTCCGCCCTGGCCAGGTCCCACGCGGTCGTGATCTTGAAGGCCCGCTCGTCGCCGGCGACCGTGCCGACGCTGTGACCGAAGGACTGGAGCAGTGCCGCGTCATCGGTGAAGTCTGCACTCGGGGCCGCGTATGCCTCGTCGAGTTCGGCGCGCACGAAGCCCTGCGGCGTCTGCACGGCCGCGAGCTCCGAACGGTCGACGGTCTCCCGCACGAGCCCGCTCGCATCGACGCGCTTGATGGTGTCGACGACGGGCAGCGCCGGGATGACGCCGGCGCCACTGGAGCGCACCGCGGCGATCACGGCCTCGAACTGGCCGCTCGGGGTCAGCGCGCGGGCGGCATCGTGCACGAGCACGACGCCGACGCCCGGCGCGACGGCAGCCAGACCGGCCGCAACCGAGAGCTGTCGGCTCGCTCCCCCGACGACGACGCTGGTGTAGTCGACGGCGGGGCCTGCGGATGCCGCCACGATGGCGCGGGCGCGTTCGAGCTCGGCATCCGGTGCCACGACGATCAGCTGCACGGCCTCGCGCACGGCGAAGACTCCGTCGAGGGCGTGCGCGAGCATCGGCCTGCCGCCGAGTGTGACGAAGGCCTTCGGCTCGGCGCGGCCGAGACGCGTGCCACTCCCGGCCGCCACCACGATCACCGCGACGTCGACCCCGGCAGCGCCGGCCTCAGCCGCGTCGGCCGCAGAGACACCGACGCCCTCACCCGAAAAGTTCATGCTCAGAGGCTATCGCGGCGCGGATCGCTCCAGCCTCCCGGTTCGGCGGAGCGCCAGCAAACCCTTGAGAGAATGGGGGCGTGAAACTCAGTGTCTTCTCCGATGTGTGCCTGCGCACGCTGATGCTGCTCGCCTCGCGCCGCGACGAGCTCATCACGACGCGGGACATCGCCGAGCAGATCGGCGTTCCGTACAACCACGTCGCCAAGGCCGTGCTCGAATTGCGCAACCGCCTGGCCATCGAGGTGAGCCGCGGTCGGCACGGCGGCTCGCGGATCACCGCGCACGGGCTCCAGCTGACGGTCGGAGCGCTGCTGCGCGATCTCGACCCGCGTGCCGACGTCGTCGACTGCGTGTCCGCGCACGGCGTCGCCTGCCCGCTGCTCTCCCAGTGCGCCCTGCGCTCGGCGTTGCGCCGCGCGCGCGAGGCGTTCTACGCGGAACTCGACGGCATGCGCATCGAGGACCTGACCGGCACCGCCAGCACAGCGATGCTGCCGTTCCCGGTCCTGCGCTAGTACGTCCGAGAGATACGGCCCGGCGGGCCGCCGTTTCGCGATCGTGAAAAGCCGCTTGATCTGGGGCTTTTCCCTCGATTTGCATCTGACTTCTACACGGCGTAGAACTTAAGCGTCAATCTTGCATCACACAGGCAAGATAAGAGTCAGCATCGTCATCTAGGAGCCACACCATGCTTTCCGAGAAGTCCCGCCCGGTCATCGAAGCCACGCTTCCCCTCATCGGTGAGCGCATCCCGCACATCACCCCGAAGTTCTACGCGCGGATGTTCGCGGCACGGCCGGAGCTTCTCGACGGGCTGTTCTCCCGTGCGAACCAGAACAACGGCACCCAGCAGCAGGCCCTCGCGGGATCGATTGCCGCGTTCGCCACCCACCTCGTCACCAACCCGGGCACGCTCCCAGAGGCCGTGCTCGCGCGCATCGCCAACAAGCACACCTCCCTCGGCATCACCGAGGATCAGTACGGCATCGTGTACGAGCACCTCTTCGCCGCGATCGTCGATGATCTGGGCGAGGCCGTGACGCCGGAGGTCGCGGAAGCGTGGACGGAGGTGTACTGGCTCATGGCCGATGCGCTGATCAAGATCGAGAAGGGCCTCTACGCCCAGCAGGCGAACGACAAGATCTGGACCCCGTGGACGCTCGTGGCGAAGGAGCCGGCGGGAGTCGGATCGATCACCTTCCGCTTCACGCCGGCCGACGACACGGCGGCCACCGTCGCCAAGCCCGGCCAGTTCGTCTCGGTGCGCGTGCCCCTCAACGACGGCATCCGCCAGTGCCGCCAGTACACGCTGAGTGACTCCGTGACCTCGACGACGGAGCGCGTCATCACGACCAAGTTCGACGAGGGCGGCGAGGTCTCGCCGTTCATGCACGAGAGCCTCAGCGTCGGCGACGTTATCGAACTCTCCAACCCGTACGGCGACCTCACCATCGACACCACTGGCGCGCCCATCATCCTCGCGACCGCCGGCATCGGCTGCACCCCCAGCGCCTCCGCCTTGGCCACACTCGCCGCCGCCGGATCAGACCGCCAAGTGCTCGTGCTGCACGCCGAGGCCACCGAGGAGGCCTGGGCGCTGAAGGAGCAGATGCGCGAATCCATCGGTGCCCTGCCGAACGCCGAGCTGAAGCTCTGGCTCGAAGACATCACGGCCAGAGCCGATGACACCGAGGCCAGCGAGGGCTACATGTCGCTCGATGGGCTGGAGCTGCCCGCCGATGCCCGCCTCTACCTCTGCGGTCCGCTCCCCTTCATGCGCTCGCTGCGTTCGCAGGCGATCGATGCCGGCATCCCCGCGCGGAACATCCACTACGAGGTGTTCGGGCCCGACCTCTGGCTTGCAGCCTGATCGTAGGCAGCGAGCCACGACAGGTACACGAAAGCCCCGGCCGTCTGGCCGGGGCTTTCGCAACATCAGTGAATCGGGCGAGCCGAGTCGGATGGGCGATGCTACGAGGCGAGAACCTCGTCGAGCACGGTGGAGGCCTTCTCCTCGTCGGTCTTCTCCGCGAGCGCGAGCTCGGAGATCAGAATCTGACGGGCCTTGGCCAGCATGCGCTTCTCGCCGGCCGAGAGGCCGCGGTCCTGGTCACGGCGCCACAGGTCGCGGACGACCTCGGACACCTTGATGACATCGCCGGATGCCAGCTTCTCCAGGTTCGCCTTGTAGCGGCGCGACCAGTTGGTGGGCTCCTCGGTGAACGGCGCGCGGAGCACCTCGAACACGCGGTCGAGCCCTTCCCGGCCGATGACGTCTCGCACACCGACGAGATCGACGTTCTCGGCGGGAACCTCAATGGTCAAGTCACCCTGGGTGACATTGAGCTTGAGGTAGAGCTTCTCTTCACCCTTGATGACACGGGTCTTGATTTCGATGATCGTTGCAGCACCGTGGTGCGGGTAAACGACGGTTTCGCCAACCTCAAAAAGCATGAATTGATATCCCTTCAGCAACCTCTATGATACCACAGCCGCAATAGTGGTAAGGTTCGCCTTGCTGCCGGAGGGCGCCCACTCCTATAGGCTAAACTCGTAGCGAATTTCGCACGCGTTCCCCAGATCACCCGCTGCAACTGCTGGTGAGGGAGCGCAACTTTTTTGGAGGTCTTGTGAAGGCGCGTATCGCGGCATCCGTACTCTTGGCTGCTGGCCTTCTGGTCGGCACCGCCGGTTGCAATTTGGTGGCCCCGCAGGCCACGACGAAGCACTATGACGCCAGCGACGGCGTGAGCGCCAACCTCGGCGGCGTCGACGTGCGCAACGCCGTCGTCATCAGCGACGACGGCGAGCTCGGCAACCTGGTCGTCACCCTCGTGAACACGACGGCAGAGACCGCACGCGTCACCGTCCAGTACGAGTCCGCCGGTGCGGATGCAACAGAGACCGTCACGCTCAAGGCCAACTCCAGCACGCAGTTCGGCCAGCCGGACGGCGAGACGATCACTCTCGTCGACATCGGCACGCAGCCAGGCGCGCTCCTGCCCGTCTACTTCCAGTCCGGCGACACGGACGGCCGCGAGCTGCTCGTCCCCGTTCTGACGACCCAGCTGCCTGAGTACTCCACTCTCGCGCCGGAGAAGCCGCGCGACTAACGCGCGACCAAAAGCAACACATACAGAAGAGGCGCACCCGCGGGTGCGCCTCTTCTGTTTGTGTTGTACCCGGCCGGCCGATGCCGCGGCTCAGGCCTCGAAGCGGTAGCCGAGACCGCGCACGGTCAGCAGCATCGCCGGCTCAGACGGCACGGGCTCGATGCGCGAACGGATCCGCTTGATGTGCACGTCGAGGGTCTTGGTGTCGCCGAAGTAGTCGGTTCCCCACACCCGGTCGATCAGCTGGCCACGGGTGAGCACGCGGCCGGCGTTGCGCATCAGGAGCTCGAGCAGCTCGAATTCCTTCAGCGGCATGGGAATGAGATCGCCGTTCACGCTCACCGTGTGGCGCTCGATGTCCATGCGCACCGCGCCGGCCTCGATCACGCTGTCGTCCTCGGCATCCGTGTCGACGTGACGGCGCAGCACGGCGCGCACGCGGGCCAGCAGCTCGCGGGTCGAGTACGGCTTCGTCATGTAGTCGTCGGCGCCGAGCTCGAGCCCCACGACAATGTCGACCTCGGAGTCCTTGGCCGTGAGCATGATGATCGGAACGCTTGAACGCTGGCGGATCTCGCGGCAGACCTCCGTGCCCGGGATTCCGGGCAGCATCAGGTCGAGCAGCAGCAGATCGGCACCCGTGCGGTCGAACTCGCGGAGTGCGCTCGGCCCGTCGGCGGCCACGGTCACCTCGTAGCCTTCCCGCTCGAGCAGGAAGCTCAGGGGCTCGCTGAGTGCAGGCTCGTCTTCGATCAACAGGATTCGTGTCACGCGGGGTCTCCCAGGGTTTCGGATTCTTGGTCTGCCTTCAACTCGGGAAGGCGGATGGTGAAGGACGAGCCGAGGCCTGGCTGCGACCAGACGCGGATGTCGCCGCCGTGGTTCTGCACGGCGTGCTTGACGATGCTGAGGCCGAGCCCTGTGCCGCCCGTGTTGCGGGCGCGGGCCTGGTCGACGCGGAAGAAGCGCTCGAAGACGCGGTCCTGGTCTTCCTCCGGAATGCCGACGCCCTGATCGGTGACGACGATCTCGACGACGCCGTCGGCGTGCTTGACGCCGACGCCGACGCGGGAGCCGGGAGGAGAGTAGTTGACGGCGTTGGCGACGAGGTTGTTGACGGCCATCACGAGCAGCGACTCGTCGCCGTACACCCGGGCGCCGGACTTCTTGCCGAGCGCAATCTCGATGCCGTTGCCCTCCGCGATCACGCGGTTCTGGTCGATGGCCGTTGCGACGATGGCGTCGATGTCGACCGGCGTGGCCTCGGCCACGGCATCCTGGGCCTGCAGCCGGGACAGCTCGATGATTTCCTGCGTCAGCCGTGCCAGACGCGTCGACTCGCTGGTGAGCCTGTTGGCGAAGCGGCGCACCTGTGCCGGCTCATCGGCTGCGGCATCCAGGGCCTCGGCGAGCAGGCCGACGGAGGCGATCGGTGTCTTGAGCTCGTGGCTGACGTTGGCAACGAAGTCACGGCGCACATCGTCGAGGCGGTGCGATTCGGTGCGGTCATCGGCCAGGAGCAGCACGAAGCGCGTGCCGAGCCTGGCCACGCGCACGCTCAGGTACATGCTCGCGTCACCGAACGGCCCGCGCTTGAGCACGAGCTCGCGGCTGATCGGTTCGCCGTCCCGCCGCACCTCGTCGACCAGCTCCAGCAGCTCCGGGTGCACGAGCGCGCCGTTCCACACGAGCCCCATGGCCAGTGCGCCCGGCGACACCTTCATCACGTTGTGCGATGGGTCGAGCACGACACCGGCGGATTCGAGCGCTTCGAGCACCTGATCGATGCCGTCGGGAATGCGCGGGCTGACGACGCCTGCCGCGGAAGCGCCTCGGCGTTCGGCGAGGTGAAGCATCGTGACAAAGCCCGCGCCCACTGCGAGGCCGAGTGCCAGAGCGAGCAGCACCAACCAGGTGGAGTCCATGCCCACTAGAGTAGTGAACCCAATGGGGCGTACCGCTCCGTTAGGCAGCAGATGGCCCCTCCTTTGCCGAGTGTTCAGCCTTACGGCACCGTTTGTTAACCTGGCGGAGTCATCATCAAGCCGGGGGCCACTCGGGTCTCGGATGCCGGGCGCTCCCATTCGGCAGGAAGGACAGATTAGCCGTGCGTGAAGTATTTCAGCAGGAGCTCCGCGAGGTGCAGGATCGACTCGTCGAGCTCAGCGGCCTCGTCGCCGTCTCCATCGACAAGGCGACGAGGGCGTTCAACGAGTCGGACGTCACCCTGGCCGAGGAGGTGATCGCCGACGACGACAAGATCGACGGACTCACCGTCGCCCTCGATGAGCTCGCCATCATGATCCTGGCCAGGCAGCAGCCCGTCGCCCGCGATCTCCGCATCGTGGTGAGCGCACTGCGCATCAGCGCGTCGCTCGAGCGCATGGGCGACATGTCGACCCACATCGCCCAGCTCGCCCGCTACCGTTTCCCCGACAAGGTCGTGCCGAAGTCGCTCCGCGGAACGTTCGCGGAGATGGGCCGTCTCGACGTCGAGATCGCGCAGAAGCTCACCGAGCTGCTGCGCTCGCAGGACGTGAAGATGGCGGAGACGATCCGCAACGACGACGACGAGATCGACGCGCTGCACCTCCGAGTCTTCGACAAGGTGCTCGGCGAGACCTGGAAGGGCGAGGCAGCCGACACCGTCGACGCCACGCTGGCCAGCCGCTACCACGAGCGTTTCGCCGACCACGCCGTGTCCATCGCCAAGAAGGTGCTCTACCTGGCGACGGGCGACTGGGACCCGGACGCCCCGAGCGTCTGAGCCCACAGGGTCAGCGCTTAACAACGGAGACTCCGGATGCCGCGGCGTCCGGAGTCTTGGTCGTTAAGGCGAGGGTTACTTCTTGCCCTGCGCCGCCACCGCGGCCGCACCGGCTGCCGCGGCCTCCGGGTCGAGGTACTCGCCCGGTCCGAGCGGCATGAGGTCTTCGCCGAGCTTGTAGACCAGCGGGATGCCGGTGGGGATGTTCAGCTCGGCGATGTCGTCGTCGCTGATGCCGTCGAGGTGCTTGACCAGGGCGCGCAGCGAGTTGCCGTGGGCCGTGACGAGAACCGTCTTGCCCGTGCGGAGGTCGGCGGAGATGTCGTTCTCCCAGTAGGGCAGCATGCGCACGATGACGTCCTTGAGGCACTCCGTGCGGGGCAGCTCGTCGTCGGCGAGGTTCGCGTAGCGGGGGTCGCCGACCTGCGAGTACTCGGCGTCGTCGGCCAGCACGGGCGGCGGGACGTCGAAGGAGCGACGCCACAGCTGGAACTGCTCCGGGCCGTACTTCTCGAGCGTCTCGGCCTTGTCGAGGCCCTGCAGCGCGCCGTAGTGGCGCTCGTTGAGGCGCCAGCTGCGCTTGACGTCGATCCAGGAGCGGTCGGCCTTGTCGAGGGCGATGTTCGCGGTCTGGATGGCGCGGGTGAGCACCGAGGTGTGCAGGATGTCGGGCAGCAGGCCTGCCTCAGCGAGGAGCTCGCCGGCGCGGGCCGCTTCGGCCTCGCCCTGCTCGCTCAGACGGACGTCGACCCAACCGGTGAAGAGGTTGGCCTGGTTCCAGGTGCTGTTGCCGTGGCGCAGCAGGATGAGTGTGTAAGGCGCAGTCATGCGATCCATTCTACGGATGACGCGCAAACCGCAGGACGAGCGTTACGCCGCGCTCCCCCAGTTCCAATGAGAGCGGTCAAATGGCCGCTTTCTAGCTCCGGAAGCGGCCATTTGGCCGCTCTCAACGGACTGACGGGGCGGGTGGCAGAATTGGGGGATGCCAGTCGGAACGATCACACGCGGCACGACGAACACGAATCGTCTGCGCCGCATCGACCGCTGGACCCAGACGCTGCCCGTGCTGCGCACGAGCACGGACCCGCTCGTCGTCGACCTCGGCTACGGCGCGAGTGCCGTGACCAGCCTCGAGCTGCACCAGCGCCTGGCCAAGACCCGCGCGGATGTCGAGGTGCTCGGGCTCGAGATCGACCCGGCACGGGTGCGTGGCGCGAGCGAACAGCTGGAAGCGGTGCGTGCCGGCCAGACGGGCTTTGCCCCTGACGCCGCTGTGCGCTTCGCGCTCGGCGGCTTCGAGGTGCCGCTGCCCGACGGTCGCCGTGCCGCCGTGATCCGTGCCCTCAATGTGCTGCGCCAGTACGACGAGGCCGATGTGCTGCCTGCCTGGCGCATGCTGGTGACCCGCCTGCAGCCGAACGGCGTGCTCATCGACGGCACGTGCGATGAGATCGGCCGGATCGCCGCCTGGGCTGCGGTCGGCGCCGACGGCCCGGAGACGTTCTCGATCGCGCTGCGCCTCGACGGACTCGACAAGCCGTCGATCCTGGCCGAGCGCTTGCCGAAGGCGCTGATCCACCGCAACGTCGACGGCGAGAAGGTGCACGAGCTACTCACGCTGCTCGACCGGCACTGGCAGTACAACGCGGCGCTGGCGGCCTACGGCCCCGTGCAACGCTGGCTGGCAACGGTCGAGGGCCTCCGCGCGGAGGGGTGGCCCGTGCGGGGCGGCCGCACCCGCTGGCGGCTCGGCGAACTCACCGTCCCGTGGGGCTCGGTCGAACCCAACGGTTTCAGTTGGCTCTAGCAGGAGGGCCCGGTGGGCCTGCGGGGTGTCGAGTTATGGCGTCGATGTTTGGGCCCCACCCGCAGAAAAGCGCAGCAAGGTCTGCGAATCCGGGGCCCGAACAGCGGCGCCATTGTTTGAGCTGAGGAGCAGGCCCACCGGGTCCGACTCCATGTGAAAACTGGGCCAGCATCGGTCGCGGTTCCTGAGGCTGCCTTGGGTGGGCTGCCGCCTTTCGCGACGCTGCGCATCGCGCTAGTGCGTACGCGCGCCGAGGCGCGGCAGGCGTGGGATGTTCGCTTCCGCCCCGGCATCCGTCGGCACGATCGCCTCCTGGGCCGCAGCGACCTTCTCGCCGTGCGCGTGCACCTCGAGCTGAATGCTCACCGGCACCGCGCGCTTGACCACGGCGAGCGCGATCGGCCCGAGCTCGTGGTGGATCGCGGCGCTCGTGATCTGGCCGACGACCTTCCACTCGGCCTCGGTCTCCGGCCGCACCTTCTCGGCCAGCACCTCGTCGCCGTGCACGGGCAGGATGGTGTCTGAACCGTCCAGGTGCAGCATCACCAGCCGGCGCGGCGGATGGCCGAGGTTGTGCACCTTGGCCACCGTCTCCTGCCCGCGGTAGCAGCCCTTGTTCAGGTGCACCGCGCTGCGCAGCCAGTCCAGCTCGTGCGGGATCGTCTTCTCGTCGCCCTCCAGGGCCAGGCGCGGGCGCCATGCGGCGATGCGCAGCGCCTCCAGTGCGAGCGTTCCGGCCACGGCAAGCTCCCCGGAGCGCACCCGCTCGGCCAGCCCGGCGAGTTCGGTCCGCGGCACGAGCACCTCGTGCCAGTGCCACGCGGATGCCGGGTGCCCATCGGCCGCCGCGTATTGCCAGCCACCGGCGACGACCGCGCTCCACGGATCCGTCCAGACGAGGGGAATCGTGTTGGGCGCTGCGACGGGCAGCTTGAGGGCGTCGAGGGCGGCGGCATCCGGCGCCATCGTTCCCACCGTCGCGTAGTTCTCGGACTCGTCGGCGATCTCGACGCGCAGCATGAACTTCATCCGCTCGAGCCACGCCTTCAGCCCGGGCAGCTCCTGTGCCTCAAGCAGCAGCCACGTGGTGACGCCGTCATCGAAGACGCGCACGTCGTACTCGACGCGGCCGGTGGCGTCGAGCACGAGCGTCTCGCTCGATTCCCCGGGCGCAAGCCGGTCGAGGGCCTGCGAGGTCATGCTGTTCAGCCAGCTGCGCCGGTCCGGGCCGGTCACGCTCAGCACGCCGCGGTGCGAGAGATCGACGATCGCCTGGCCGCCGGCGAGCTTGCGCTGCTCGATCATCGGGTTGCCGTAGTGGGCGGCGACCCCCGCATCGAGGCCATCGGCTGGCACGGCCGCCGGCAACCCGAGGAACGGGGAAGCGGGGAGTGTGTCGGCTGTGTCGGTCATGATGCTCGATTCGTTTGAATGTCCACAAGCTCAATCAGCTGAGCTGTTTCGCCTGGCTCAACCACCGGGGCTCAAGCGCTATTCCGTCGCGTTGTCAGTCGACCTTGGCGAGGCGCCCCGATGCATGGGTGCGCAGCGGCTGGCCGAGGGCAGCGATGTCCCACGCCCAGAGCAGGTGGTTGTCGACGAGGCCATAGATCCTCGTCGCCGCCGAGTAGTGCTTCGCGGTCTGGGTGCGCATGACGGCATCCGTCACCAGGTCGATGCGCGGGCCCTTGACCTGGCCGAGGTAGAGCTCGCTCACACCGTCAGGGTGCACGATCGCGACCTCGAGGTCGAAGCCGCCGTCCGCGTTGCGCAGGCTC encodes:
- the ispD gene encoding 2-C-methyl-D-erythritol 4-phosphate cytidylyltransferase — its product is MNFSGEGVGVSAADAAEAGAAGVDVAVIVVAAGSGTRLGRAEPKAFVTLGGRPMLAHALDGVFAVREAVQLIVVAPDAELERARAIVAASAGPAVDYTSVVVGGASRQLSVAAGLAAVAPGVGVVLVHDAARALTPSGQFEAVIAAVRSSGAGVIPALPVVDTIKRVDASGLVRETVDRSELAAVQTPQGFVRAELDEAYAAPSADFTDDAALLQSFGHSVGTVAGDERAFKITTAWDLARAERLLAESAGSAGSRAVPRVGTGVDVHAFAPEDGADAPELWIAGLHWPGQRGLSGHSDGDVAVHAVCDALLAAAGLGDIGGIFGTDDPRLAGAHGEVFLRETRRLVEAAGLRIGNVSVQLLGNRPKLSPRRLEAEALLGGILGAPVSIAATTTDGLGFTGRGDGVAAVATALLYPA
- a CDS encoding RrF2 family transcriptional regulator; the protein is MKLSVFSDVCLRTLMLLASRRDELITTRDIAEQIGVPYNHVAKAVLELRNRLAIEVSRGRHGGSRITAHGLQLTVGALLRDLDPRADVVDCVSAHGVACPLLSQCALRSALRRAREAFYAELDGMRIEDLTGTASTAMLPFPVLR
- a CDS encoding globin domain-containing protein, which codes for MLSEKSRPVIEATLPLIGERIPHITPKFYARMFAARPELLDGLFSRANQNNGTQQQALAGSIAAFATHLVTNPGTLPEAVLARIANKHTSLGITEDQYGIVYEHLFAAIVDDLGEAVTPEVAEAWTEVYWLMADALIKIEKGLYAQQANDKIWTPWTLVAKEPAGVGSITFRFTPADDTAATVAKPGQFVSVRVPLNDGIRQCRQYTLSDSVTSTTERVITTKFDEGGEVSPFMHESLSVGDVIELSNPYGDLTIDTTGAPIILATAGIGCTPSASALATLAAAGSDRQVLVLHAEATEEAWALKEQMRESIGALPNAELKLWLEDITARADDTEASEGYMSLDGLELPADARLYLCGPLPFMRSLRSQAIDAGIPARNIHYEVFGPDLWLAA
- a CDS encoding CarD family transcriptional regulator, whose translation is MLFEVGETVVYPHHGAATIIEIKTRVIKGEEKLYLKLNVTQGDLTIEVPAENVDLVGVRDVIGREGLDRVFEVLRAPFTEEPTNWSRRYKANLEKLASGDVIKVSEVVRDLWRRDQDRGLSAGEKRMLAKARQILISELALAEKTDEEKASTVLDEVLAS
- a CDS encoding response regulator transcription factor produces the protein MTRILLIEDEPALSEPLSFLLEREGYEVTVAADGPSALREFDRTGADLLLLDLMLPGIPGTEVCREIRQRSSVPIIMLTAKDSEVDIVVGLELGADDYMTKPYSTRELLARVRAVLRRHVDTDAEDDSVIEAGAVRMDIERHTVSVNGDLIPMPLKEFELLELLMRNAGRVLTRGQLIDRVWGTDYFGDTKTLDVHIKRIRSRIEPVPSEPAMLLTVRGLGYRFEA
- a CDS encoding sensor histidine kinase, with the protein product MDSTWLVLLALALGLAVGAGFVTMLHLAERRGASAAGVVSPRIPDGIDQVLEALESAGVVLDPSHNVMKVSPGALAMGLVWNGALVHPELLELVDEVRRDGEPISRELVLKRGPFGDASMYLSVRVARLGTRFVLLLADDRTESHRLDDVRRDFVANVSHELKTPIASVGLLAEALDAAADEPAQVRRFANRLTSESTRLARLTQEIIELSRLQAQDAVAEATPVDIDAIVATAIDQNRVIAEGNGIEIALGKKSGARVYGDESLLVMAVNNLVANAVNYSPPGSRVGVGVKHADGVVEIVVTDQGVGIPEEDQDRVFERFFRVDQARARNTGGTGLGLSIVKHAVQNHGGDIRVWSQPGLGSSFTIRLPELKADQESETLGDPA
- the phoU gene encoding phosphate signaling complex protein PhoU; the encoded protein is MREVFQQELREVQDRLVELSGLVAVSIDKATRAFNESDVTLAEEVIADDDKIDGLTVALDELAIMILARQQPVARDLRIVVSALRISASLERMGDMSTHIAQLARYRFPDKVVPKSLRGTFAEMGRLDVEIAQKLTELLRSQDVKMAETIRNDDDEIDALHLRVFDKVLGETWKGEAADTVDATLASRYHERFADHAVSIAKKVLYLATGDWDPDAPSV
- a CDS encoding phosphoglyceromutase: MTAPYTLILLRHGNSTWNQANLFTGWVDVRLSEQGEAEAARAGELLAEAGLLPDILHTSVLTRAIQTANIALDKADRSWIDVKRSWRLNERHYGALQGLDKAETLEKYGPEQFQLWRRSFDVPPPVLADDAEYSQVGDPRYANLADDELPRTECLKDVIVRMLPYWENDISADLRTGKTVLVTAHGNSLRALVKHLDGISDDDIAELNIPTGIPLVYKLGEDLMPLGPGEYLDPEAAAAGAAAVAAQGKK
- a CDS encoding class I SAM-dependent methyltransferase, giving the protein MPVGTITRGTTNTNRLRRIDRWTQTLPVLRTSTDPLVVDLGYGASAVTSLELHQRLAKTRADVEVLGLEIDPARVRGASEQLEAVRAGQTGFAPDAAVRFALGGFEVPLPDGRRAAVIRALNVLRQYDEADVLPAWRMLVTRLQPNGVLIDGTCDEIGRIAAWAAVGADGPETFSIALRLDGLDKPSILAERLPKALIHRNVDGEKVHELLTLLDRHWQYNAALAAYGPVQRWLATVEGLRAEGWPVRGGRTRWRLGELTVPWGSVEPNGFSWL
- a CDS encoding YgfZ/GcvT domain-containing protein, with product MTDTADTLPASPFLGLPAAVPADGLDAGVAAHYGNPMIEQRKLAGGQAIVDLSHRGVLSVTGPDRRSWLNSMTSQALDRLAPGESSETLVLDATGRVEYDVRVFDDGVTTWLLLEAQELPGLKAWLERMKFMLRVEIADESENYATVGTMAPDAAALDALKLPVAAPNTIPLVWTDPWSAVVAGGWQYAAADGHPASAWHWHEVLVPRTELAGLAERVRSGELAVAGTLALEALRIAAWRPRLALEGDEKTIPHELDWLRSAVHLNKGCYRGQETVAKVHNLGHPPRRLVMLHLDGSDTILPVHGDEVLAEKVRPETEAEWKVVGQITSAAIHHELGPIALAVVKRAVPVSIQLEVHAHGEKVAAAQEAIVPTDAGAEANIPRLPRLGARTH